Genomic DNA from Selenomonas sp. oral taxon 126:
GTAGTCCGTCATGAACTGCGCGAGCTTCACCTCGCGCCGCTCCGTCGCGGGATGGTCGGAGAAATCGTCCTGCGGCAGATCCTTCTGCGTCGGATCCTGATACTCCCCGATCTCCTGCGTCACATAGGTCAGATAATAGCCCATGCGCGCCATCGCCGCCGCCCCGCCGCCGGGGTTGAAGCCCGCACTCGTCATGATGCGGAAGCCGCCCTCATCCGCCTCGTACTCCGTGGGCAGCGTGACATTCTTCGCGACGGAGTAACCGACGAGCGCGTTCAGCTTGTTCCAGTCCATGAGACCGAAATTCATATTGAGGAAGCTCATGCCGTAGAACTGCGCCGCCGCCTGCGCGTAGTTGTGCGCGCTGTGCTGACGGATGCCGTGCGTCATCTCGTGCCCGAGCACGGCGGCGAGCTCGTCCACATTTCCGTTCAGCCCGCGGATGAGCCCGCGATTGATTGTCACATAGTCCGTCGGATAGCAGGCGGCGTTGAAGACGGGGCTGTCCGTGACCGCCCATGTAAAGGGCAGCGAATTCACGCGCAGCACATAGTCGCCGTCCCGTACGAGCCGCTCCATAATGCCGTCCACGAGTTCTATGTCGCTCTCATTCCGCGCGTGCCCATTCTCCGCGATGTCCTGCCGGCGGCTCTCCTCCTGCGCATGAACATCGTTGCCAAGTGCAAGCACCGCGCCGAGCGCCGAATGATATGCACCAAGCACGCCAAGTGCCTGCGCCGCAATCCCCCACGCGTCAATCGCCTCCGCGCGCGCGGGCGGGAAAAAGACACTCCCCGCGATCACAAGAGCTACGATAAGAGAGCTTGCTGTTTTTCGCATCATTACTGCCTAACGTATGTCTGGAGGAAGCGCGCGCTGTCAAGATCGTTGCGGGCGATGCAGTAGTCCACCGCCGTCTTGCCCGACGCATCACGAACCGCAGGATCTGCGCCCGCATCGAGCAGCATTTTGAGGATATTTTGACGCTCACCCGCCGAAATATACATCTGTGCAAAGTAGGTGAGCGGCGTTGTACCGCCGTTGCTTGTCACATAATTCACATTGATGCCCTGTGCGATCAGATAGCGCATGACATTGAGATCATCGGACGATGTACCGAGGGTAAAGAGTGCGTTGTAAAAGCCGTAACCATAGCTCCACGAAAGCCCATTGATATCCGCCCCCCAGTTGTGCAGATATTGGACGAGCGCGAGATCGCCCTTATCCGCTGCTGCCACGAGATAGGAGTGCGTGTGGTTTTCTCCGCGATCGAAGACATAGCCCTGCACATCTGCGCCGCGCTCGAGAAGGAACTGGATTGTCGTGCGATTGTTCATGTACATCGCACGTCCAAGAGGTGTCGTGTCCTTTCTCCTGTAGTAGGCGTTGATATCGACGCCCTTGTCGAGCATCAGCTGCATCGTATTGTAATCCGCCTTCTCGATGGCGAGAAAGAACATATTCTCATCTGTCGTGAGGTCGCGGTCAATGTACGGCGTCGTGATCTGCCCCGGGATGTAGATTACAGGGCGCGTGCCGGGCGCAGCCGTGGGCTCTGTCACGGCGGGTGAAACAACGGGTGCATCCGCAAAGAATACGCCCGCAGCCTCTGCCGACGGCAAAAATGCACCGCCTGCGGCAAGGACAGCCGCCGTCATCGTTGCTGTCATGAATGCTTTCATAGGAAATTCCCCCTCATCTGAAATACATTTGCACTGATAGTAATTCGTTGCGCACATTCTATTTCCTCCATATCAGCCCAATGTTCCAAAAAATCCCGCCTCTTCCTGCGATTTATGTTATACTTTAAAAAGAAACCATAGGAGGAGGAAATACAATGGAATTCAATGAGCTCATTCAGGAGCGGTTCTCCTGCCGCGCACTCTCGGATGCGGAGATTCCGCACGCGGCAATGGATCGCATCATCGAGGCGGCGCGCGTCGCACCGACGGCTGTCAACAAACAGCCGTTCAAGATCTGGGCAGTCGAGAGTCCCGAGGCGCGCGCAAGACTCGCGGAGACTACGAACTACACCTTCGGCGCGGGCGTCTTCCTCGTCGTCGGCGGCAAGCGTGAGGACGCATGGGTGCGC
This window encodes:
- a CDS encoding nitroreductase family protein, yielding MEFNELIQERFSCRALSDAEIPHAAMDRIIEAARVAPTAVNKQPFKIWAVESPEARARLAETTNYTFGAGVFLVVGGKREDAWVRPYDGRNFADVDASIVATYIMLAIHNEGLRSTWVGHFDAPKLKEAFPQMADYDLIAIFPIGYATEKGVPSPRHTQRKSAVEIVEVL
- a CDS encoding ankyrin repeat domain-containing protein, with the translated sequence MKAFMTATMTAAVLAAGGAFLPSAEAAGVFFADAPVVSPAVTEPTAAPGTRPVIYIPGQITTPYIDRDLTTDENMFFLAIEKADYNTMQLMLDKGVDINAYYRRKDTTPLGRAMYMNNRTTIQFLLERGADVQGYVFDRGENHTHSYLVAAADKGDLALVQYLHNWGADINGLSWSYGYGFYNALFTLGTSSDDLNVMRYLIAQGINVNYVTSNGGTTPLTYFAQMYISAGERQNILKMLLDAGADPAVRDASGKTAVDYCIARNDLDSARFLQTYVRQ